One genomic window of Branchiostoma floridae strain S238N-H82 chromosome 4, Bfl_VNyyK, whole genome shotgun sequence includes the following:
- the LOC118414012 gene encoding multidrug resistance-associated protein 4-like isoform X2 — MERKTRPRKPNPMLSANFMSRASFSWLDPLFAKGYRKRLEESDLYNVIEEESSQKLGGDLERAWQKELDLATTTWKPPSFQRALLQCFGFKYALIGLCFFVEEAYLYAFAVSFCTLYKSVCHHQWQWPSWRWGQLRIKVACSYLIYRKTLRLSNSALQKTTTGQIINLLSNDIDKFDHKYYLAHYFWLAPMNVIVVTAVLWRELGPSCLPGMCYVLLLLPVQSAMGKLFGKYRSQTASRTDDRVRLMSEVLAAMRVIRMYAWEKPFGAVITKLRRREVSTIMKGAVCQGLNNGLSYAAVRVVVFLTFATYALLGNPITASKLFVAIGLYNQLQFTVAKIFPLAVQHWFESQVSIKRIQEFLMLDEIQPALVRDCDNTASDSCQSSKQTICSITAEGISASWDQETEKVNLKNVNFSVQAGQLLAVIGPVGSGKSSLLSAILGELPPVSGRISVRGRVAYTSQQPWVFSGTVRQNILFGATWDADRYKDVLNVTALSKDIESFPHGDRTLVGDRGITLSGGQKARIGLARALYRDADIYLLDDPLSAVDAKVGRHIFDRCILGALKSRICVLVTHQLQYLQQADQILVLKKGQQAAIGTYSELLQSGLDFAELLKRKEDEESSCGKDDFVEKRRESLKRSLRRRRRTSSVAVTGSGPTREREDEDHEVEEDREKGHVGWSVYKDFVTSGTGVWGVLLAILLNIAYQSLYMLTDWWFTYWANQYLKEGRNVSTSSSSINLTVNGTITRANVSAAVLDITYYVTVSAALTATVLVLSILRAVFLFYMCLSSSRSLHNQMFAAIIRVPILFFDTNPVGRILNRFSKDVGLLDHLLPLNVAEVIQFLMMTVGVFLLAGIVNPWVFIPSIPIMVTCLVVIRYYLATSRDIKRLEGTTRSPVFSHLSATLQGLWTVRACNAQHICQEAFSAHLDLQSEAVFLFLAINRWLALRLDVLVALFVVVVAFISVFAAESLDGGLVGLSLSYAIYLTNGFQYAVRLAAEVETLMTSAERVLTYARMEPEAPLQTAVTPPPGWPQHGSIRLEGASFAYTPGGPDVLTGLHATIHGGEKIGIVGRTGAGKSSLVQMLFRMAEPRGNITIDGMDIAGLGLHTLRTNLSVIPQDPVLFSGTLRKNLDPFEQFSDQQLWRVLEEVQLNQVVADLPGKLETELLESGSNLSVGQRQLMCLARAMLRRNKILIIDEATANVDPRTDQLIQETIRVKFRSCTVMTIAHRLHTIIDSYKIMVISDGLIQEFDEPFWLLKNRQGHLSRLLRDLGEAEAGQLRAEAQRCFYSRHPNAEVTGL, encoded by the exons ATGGAAAGGAAGACAAGGCCACGTAAGCCCAACCCGATGCTCTCGGCGAACTTCATGTCAAGGGCGTCCTTTTC GTGGTTGGATCCTCTTTTTGCAAAAGGCTACAGGAAGAGGCTGGAGGAGTCGGACTTGTACAATGTTATAGAGGAGGAGTCTTCACAAAAACTTGGAGGAGACTTAGAGAG GGCATGGCAGAAAGAACTGGACCTGGCCACCACAACTTGGAAACCGCCCAGTTTCCAGAGAGCCCTGCTGCAATGCTTTGGGTTTAAGTATGCACTGATCGGCCTTTGTTTCTTTGTCGAG GAGGCGTACCTGTACGCGTTTGCCGTCAGTTTCTGCACGTTGTACAAGTCCGTGTGTCACCACCAGTGGCAGTGGCCGTCGTGGAGGTGGGGACAACTCAGGATCAAGGTGGCTTGCAGTTATCTCATCTACCGCAAG ACATTGCGACTGAGTAATTCGGCTCTGCAGAAGACAACGACTGGGCAAATCATAAACCTTCTTTCAAACGACATAGACAAGTTTGATCAC AAGTACTATCTTGCCCATTACTTCTGGCTGGCCCCGATGAATGTAATAGTAGTGACAGCGGTTCTGTGGAGAGAGCTGGGCCCGTCCTGTCTGCCAGGCATGTGTTACGTCCTGTTGCTGCTGCCTGTGCAATCTGCCATGGGGAAACTGTTCGGGAAATACAG GTCGCAGACCGCCAGCCGGACAGACGACCGTGTGCGGTTGATGAGTGAAGTTTTGGCCGCCATGAGGGTCATCAGGATGTACGCGTGGGAAAAACCGTTCGGTGCCGTGATCACGAAACTTAGGAG ACGTGAAGTGAGCACAATCATGAAAGGCGCCGTGTGCCAGGGGCTCAACAATGGGTTATCCTATGCCGCGGTTCGTGTGGTTGTCTTCCTCACGTTCGCTACGTACGCACTTCTGGGAAACCCTATCACCGCCTCCAAGCTCTTTGTTGCCATTGGCTTGTATAACCAGCTTCAGTTTACGGTTGCCAAGATATTTCCGCTTGCGGTTCAGCATTGGTTCGAGAGCCAAGTGTCCATCAAGAGAATACAG GAGTTTTTGATGCTGGATGAAATACAGCCTGCCCTTGTCCGGGATTGTGACAACACGGCATCTGATTCCTGTCAATCTTCAAAGCAAACAATATGCAGTATAACGGCAGAAGGCATTTCAGCTAGCTGGGATCAG GAGACAGAAAAAGTTAACCTGAAGAACGTAAACTTCAGTGTGCAGGCCGGTCAGCTTCTAGCGGTCATTGGGCCCGTGGGTTCAGGAAAG TCTTCCTTGCTGAGTGCCATACTCGGGGAGCTCCCGCCGGTGTCCGGGCGTATATCAGTCCGCGGGCGGGTTGCGTACACGTCCCAGCAGCCCTGGGTCTTCTCCGGCACCGTCAGACAGAACATTCTCTTCGGAGCAACCTGGGATGCAGACAGATACAAGGACGTGCTGAATGTTACCGCACTTAGTAAG GACATTGAGTCGTTTCCACACGGAGACCGGACGTTAGTAGGGGACCGAGGGATCACCTTGAGCGGTGGGCAGAAGGCCAGGATTGGTCTGGCAAG AGCCCTTTACCGAGACGCAGACATATATCTCCTTGATGACCCACTAAGTGCTGTGGACGCAAAGGTGGGAAGACACATCTTTGATAG GTGCATTCTTGGGGCCCTGAAGTCCAGAATATGCGTCCTGGTGACGCACCAGCTGCAGTATCTACAGCAGGCAGATCAGATACTCGTGCTAAAAAAA GGACAGCAGGCTGCCATCGGCACATATTCAGAGCTGCTTCAGTCTGGACTGGACTTTGCCGAGCTGCTCAAAAGAAAGGAGGATGAAGAAAGTTCTTGTGGAAAAGACGATTTTGTGGAGAAGAGAAGAGAGTCATTGAAACGGTCTTTACGTCGAAGAAGAAGAACATCTTCCGTTGCCGTGACTGGGTCAGGACCTACCCGGGAACGTGAG GACGAAGATCACGAGGTAGAGGAGGATAGAGAGAAGGGTCACGTGGGTTGGAGTGTCTACAAAGACttcgtgacgtcagggacaggAGTGTGGGGGGTCCTGCTGGCAATACTCCTCAACATTGCTTATCAG AGTTTGTATATGCTGACAGATTGGTGGTTTACTTACTG GGCAAATCAGTACTTGAAGGAGGGTCGAAATGTGTCTACGTCATCCTCAAGTATCAATCTAACAGTGAATGGAACGATAACGCGAGCTAACGTCAGTGCTGCAGTTTTGGACATAACGTACTACGTCACTGTGAGTGCTGCTTTAACGGCGACTGTCTTGGTTCTGAGCATCTTACGAGCGGTTTTCTTGTTCTACATGTGTCTCTCGTCTTCACGGAGCCTCCATAATCAGATGTTTGCCGCCATCATCAGGGTCCCGATCTTGTTCTTTGACACGAACCCCGTCG GGCGCATCTTAAACAGATTTTCCAAAGATGTTGGATTGTTGGACCACCTCTTGCCCTTAAATGTTGCCGAAGTAATTCag TTCTTGATGATGACTGTTGGCGTGTTTCTATTGGCGGGGATCGTGAACCCCTGGGTTTTCATCCCGAGCATCCCCATCATGGTCACGTGTCTCGTCGTCATCAGGTATTACCTGGCGACGTCACGTGACATCAAGCGTTTAGAAGGCACca CCCGCAGCCCAGTGTTCTCCCACTTGTCGGCCACTCTGCAGGGTCTGTGGACCGTCCGGGCCTGCAATGCGCAGCACATCTGCCAGGAGGCGTTCAGCGCGCACCTGGACCTGCAGTCGGAAGCCGTGTTCCTGTTTCTCGCCATCAACAGGTGGCTGGCGCTGCGGCTGGACGTGCTGGTCGCGCTGTTCGTGGTGGTGGTGGCCTTCATCAGCGTGTTTGCTGCTGAGA GTCTCGACGGAGGCCTTGTTGGTCTGTCCTTGTCCTATGCAATATACCTGACCAACGGGTTCCAGTATGCGGTACGGCTGGCGGCAGAGGTGGAGACATTG ATGACGTCGGCTGAAAGAGTCCTGACCTACGCCCGGATGGAGCCCGAGGCCCCGCTACAAACAGCCGTTACCCCGCCGCCGGGCTGGCCCCAGCATGGCAGCATCCGCCTGGAGGGAGCGTCCTTCGCATACACACCTGGCGGACCGGACGTGCTGACGGGACTCCATGCCACCATCCATGGCGGAGAAAAG ATCGGCATCGTGGGTAGGACGGGTGCAGGTAAGAGCTCGCTTGTGCAGATGTTGTTCCGAATGGCGGAGCCGCGAGGTAACATCACGATCGACGGCATGGACATCGCCGGGCTCGGACTGCACACTCTGCGGACCAACCTTTCCGTCATCCCACAGGACCCCGTCCTGTTCTCCGGTACCCTCAGGAAAAATCTCGACCCGTTCGAGCAGTTCTCAGACCAACAACTGTGGCGCGTTCTTGAGGAG GTGCAGTTAAACCAGGTGGTCGCAGACCTACCTGGGAAGCTGGAGACAGAGCTGTTAGAGTCCGGGAGTAACCTCAGTGTGGGACAGCGGCAGCTGATGTGTCTGGCCAGGGCGATGCTTAGGAGAAATAAGATCCTCATCATTGACGAGGCTACAGCGAACGTTGACCCCAG GACCGATCAATTGATCCAGGAGACCATCAGAGTGAAGTTTAGATCTTGCACGGTAATGACCATCGCACACAGACTCCACACTATCATAGACTCCTACAAAATCATG
- the LOC118414012 gene encoding multidrug resistance-associated protein 4-like isoform X1, whose amino-acid sequence MERKTRPRKPNPMLSANFMSRASFSWLDPLFAKGYRKRLEESDLYNVIEEESSQKLGGDLERAWQKELDLATTTWKPPSFQRALLQCFGFKYALIGLCFFVEEVLQLAQPVFLGLLISSLSADTTVSRQEAYLYAFAVSFCTLYKSVCHHQWQWPSWRWGQLRIKVACSYLIYRKTLRLSNSALQKTTTGQIINLLSNDIDKFDHKYYLAHYFWLAPMNVIVVTAVLWRELGPSCLPGMCYVLLLLPVQSAMGKLFGKYRSQTASRTDDRVRLMSEVLAAMRVIRMYAWEKPFGAVITKLRRREVSTIMKGAVCQGLNNGLSYAAVRVVVFLTFATYALLGNPITASKLFVAIGLYNQLQFTVAKIFPLAVQHWFESQVSIKRIQEFLMLDEIQPALVRDCDNTASDSCQSSKQTICSITAEGISASWDQETEKVNLKNVNFSVQAGQLLAVIGPVGSGKSSLLSAILGELPPVSGRISVRGRVAYTSQQPWVFSGTVRQNILFGATWDADRYKDVLNVTALSKDIESFPHGDRTLVGDRGITLSGGQKARIGLARALYRDADIYLLDDPLSAVDAKVGRHIFDRCILGALKSRICVLVTHQLQYLQQADQILVLKKGQQAAIGTYSELLQSGLDFAELLKRKEDEESSCGKDDFVEKRRESLKRSLRRRRRTSSVAVTGSGPTREREDEDHEVEEDREKGHVGWSVYKDFVTSGTGVWGVLLAILLNIAYQSLYMLTDWWFTYWANQYLKEGRNVSTSSSSINLTVNGTITRANVSAAVLDITYYVTVSAALTATVLVLSILRAVFLFYMCLSSSRSLHNQMFAAIIRVPILFFDTNPVGRILNRFSKDVGLLDHLLPLNVAEVIQFLMMTVGVFLLAGIVNPWVFIPSIPIMVTCLVVIRYYLATSRDIKRLEGTTRSPVFSHLSATLQGLWTVRACNAQHICQEAFSAHLDLQSEAVFLFLAINRWLALRLDVLVALFVVVVAFISVFAAESLDGGLVGLSLSYAIYLTNGFQYAVRLAAEVETLMTSAERVLTYARMEPEAPLQTAVTPPPGWPQHGSIRLEGASFAYTPGGPDVLTGLHATIHGGEKIGIVGRTGAGKSSLVQMLFRMAEPRGNITIDGMDIAGLGLHTLRTNLSVIPQDPVLFSGTLRKNLDPFEQFSDQQLWRVLEEVQLNQVVADLPGKLETELLESGSNLSVGQRQLMCLARAMLRRNKILIIDEATANVDPRTDQLIQETIRVKFRSCTVMTIAHRLHTIIDSYKIMVISDGLIQEFDEPFWLLKNRQGHLSRLLRDLGEAEAGQLRAEAQRCFYSRHPNAEVTGL is encoded by the exons ATGGAAAGGAAGACAAGGCCACGTAAGCCCAACCCGATGCTCTCGGCGAACTTCATGTCAAGGGCGTCCTTTTC GTGGTTGGATCCTCTTTTTGCAAAAGGCTACAGGAAGAGGCTGGAGGAGTCGGACTTGTACAATGTTATAGAGGAGGAGTCTTCACAAAAACTTGGAGGAGACTTAGAGAG GGCATGGCAGAAAGAACTGGACCTGGCCACCACAACTTGGAAACCGCCCAGTTTCCAGAGAGCCCTGCTGCAATGCTTTGGGTTTAAGTATGCACTGATCGGCCTTTGTTTCTTTGTCGAG GAAGTTTTACAACTTGCTCAGCCAGTTTTCTTGGGTCTGCTAATCTCGTCCCTCTCTGCGGACACCACCGTGTCCCGCCAGGAGGCGTACCTGTACGCGTTTGCCGTCAGTTTCTGCACGTTGTACAAGTCCGTGTGTCACCACCAGTGGCAGTGGCCGTCGTGGAGGTGGGGACAACTCAGGATCAAGGTGGCTTGCAGTTATCTCATCTACCGCAAG ACATTGCGACTGAGTAATTCGGCTCTGCAGAAGACAACGACTGGGCAAATCATAAACCTTCTTTCAAACGACATAGACAAGTTTGATCAC AAGTACTATCTTGCCCATTACTTCTGGCTGGCCCCGATGAATGTAATAGTAGTGACAGCGGTTCTGTGGAGAGAGCTGGGCCCGTCCTGTCTGCCAGGCATGTGTTACGTCCTGTTGCTGCTGCCTGTGCAATCTGCCATGGGGAAACTGTTCGGGAAATACAG GTCGCAGACCGCCAGCCGGACAGACGACCGTGTGCGGTTGATGAGTGAAGTTTTGGCCGCCATGAGGGTCATCAGGATGTACGCGTGGGAAAAACCGTTCGGTGCCGTGATCACGAAACTTAGGAG ACGTGAAGTGAGCACAATCATGAAAGGCGCCGTGTGCCAGGGGCTCAACAATGGGTTATCCTATGCCGCGGTTCGTGTGGTTGTCTTCCTCACGTTCGCTACGTACGCACTTCTGGGAAACCCTATCACCGCCTCCAAGCTCTTTGTTGCCATTGGCTTGTATAACCAGCTTCAGTTTACGGTTGCCAAGATATTTCCGCTTGCGGTTCAGCATTGGTTCGAGAGCCAAGTGTCCATCAAGAGAATACAG GAGTTTTTGATGCTGGATGAAATACAGCCTGCCCTTGTCCGGGATTGTGACAACACGGCATCTGATTCCTGTCAATCTTCAAAGCAAACAATATGCAGTATAACGGCAGAAGGCATTTCAGCTAGCTGGGATCAG GAGACAGAAAAAGTTAACCTGAAGAACGTAAACTTCAGTGTGCAGGCCGGTCAGCTTCTAGCGGTCATTGGGCCCGTGGGTTCAGGAAAG TCTTCCTTGCTGAGTGCCATACTCGGGGAGCTCCCGCCGGTGTCCGGGCGTATATCAGTCCGCGGGCGGGTTGCGTACACGTCCCAGCAGCCCTGGGTCTTCTCCGGCACCGTCAGACAGAACATTCTCTTCGGAGCAACCTGGGATGCAGACAGATACAAGGACGTGCTGAATGTTACCGCACTTAGTAAG GACATTGAGTCGTTTCCACACGGAGACCGGACGTTAGTAGGGGACCGAGGGATCACCTTGAGCGGTGGGCAGAAGGCCAGGATTGGTCTGGCAAG AGCCCTTTACCGAGACGCAGACATATATCTCCTTGATGACCCACTAAGTGCTGTGGACGCAAAGGTGGGAAGACACATCTTTGATAG GTGCATTCTTGGGGCCCTGAAGTCCAGAATATGCGTCCTGGTGACGCACCAGCTGCAGTATCTACAGCAGGCAGATCAGATACTCGTGCTAAAAAAA GGACAGCAGGCTGCCATCGGCACATATTCAGAGCTGCTTCAGTCTGGACTGGACTTTGCCGAGCTGCTCAAAAGAAAGGAGGATGAAGAAAGTTCTTGTGGAAAAGACGATTTTGTGGAGAAGAGAAGAGAGTCATTGAAACGGTCTTTACGTCGAAGAAGAAGAACATCTTCCGTTGCCGTGACTGGGTCAGGACCTACCCGGGAACGTGAG GACGAAGATCACGAGGTAGAGGAGGATAGAGAGAAGGGTCACGTGGGTTGGAGTGTCTACAAAGACttcgtgacgtcagggacaggAGTGTGGGGGGTCCTGCTGGCAATACTCCTCAACATTGCTTATCAG AGTTTGTATATGCTGACAGATTGGTGGTTTACTTACTG GGCAAATCAGTACTTGAAGGAGGGTCGAAATGTGTCTACGTCATCCTCAAGTATCAATCTAACAGTGAATGGAACGATAACGCGAGCTAACGTCAGTGCTGCAGTTTTGGACATAACGTACTACGTCACTGTGAGTGCTGCTTTAACGGCGACTGTCTTGGTTCTGAGCATCTTACGAGCGGTTTTCTTGTTCTACATGTGTCTCTCGTCTTCACGGAGCCTCCATAATCAGATGTTTGCCGCCATCATCAGGGTCCCGATCTTGTTCTTTGACACGAACCCCGTCG GGCGCATCTTAAACAGATTTTCCAAAGATGTTGGATTGTTGGACCACCTCTTGCCCTTAAATGTTGCCGAAGTAATTCag TTCTTGATGATGACTGTTGGCGTGTTTCTATTGGCGGGGATCGTGAACCCCTGGGTTTTCATCCCGAGCATCCCCATCATGGTCACGTGTCTCGTCGTCATCAGGTATTACCTGGCGACGTCACGTGACATCAAGCGTTTAGAAGGCACca CCCGCAGCCCAGTGTTCTCCCACTTGTCGGCCACTCTGCAGGGTCTGTGGACCGTCCGGGCCTGCAATGCGCAGCACATCTGCCAGGAGGCGTTCAGCGCGCACCTGGACCTGCAGTCGGAAGCCGTGTTCCTGTTTCTCGCCATCAACAGGTGGCTGGCGCTGCGGCTGGACGTGCTGGTCGCGCTGTTCGTGGTGGTGGTGGCCTTCATCAGCGTGTTTGCTGCTGAGA GTCTCGACGGAGGCCTTGTTGGTCTGTCCTTGTCCTATGCAATATACCTGACCAACGGGTTCCAGTATGCGGTACGGCTGGCGGCAGAGGTGGAGACATTG ATGACGTCGGCTGAAAGAGTCCTGACCTACGCCCGGATGGAGCCCGAGGCCCCGCTACAAACAGCCGTTACCCCGCCGCCGGGCTGGCCCCAGCATGGCAGCATCCGCCTGGAGGGAGCGTCCTTCGCATACACACCTGGCGGACCGGACGTGCTGACGGGACTCCATGCCACCATCCATGGCGGAGAAAAG ATCGGCATCGTGGGTAGGACGGGTGCAGGTAAGAGCTCGCTTGTGCAGATGTTGTTCCGAATGGCGGAGCCGCGAGGTAACATCACGATCGACGGCATGGACATCGCCGGGCTCGGACTGCACACTCTGCGGACCAACCTTTCCGTCATCCCACAGGACCCCGTCCTGTTCTCCGGTACCCTCAGGAAAAATCTCGACCCGTTCGAGCAGTTCTCAGACCAACAACTGTGGCGCGTTCTTGAGGAG GTGCAGTTAAACCAGGTGGTCGCAGACCTACCTGGGAAGCTGGAGACAGAGCTGTTAGAGTCCGGGAGTAACCTCAGTGTGGGACAGCGGCAGCTGATGTGTCTGGCCAGGGCGATGCTTAGGAGAAATAAGATCCTCATCATTGACGAGGCTACAGCGAACGTTGACCCCAG GACCGATCAATTGATCCAGGAGACCATCAGAGTGAAGTTTAGATCTTGCACGGTAATGACCATCGCACACAGACTCCACACTATCATAGACTCCTACAAAATCATG